One genomic segment of Penaeus chinensis breed Huanghai No. 1 chromosome 13, ASM1920278v2, whole genome shotgun sequence includes these proteins:
- the LOC125031375 gene encoding germ cell nuclear acidic protein-like — MEVSEADSEAADTAEDLDTVQDSDTAEDSVEDSDTVEDSVEDSDTAEDSAEDSDTAEDSAEDTVPMDGKSRLEVKIECVMHLI, encoded by the coding sequence ATGGAGGTTTCGGAGGCGGATTCGGAAGCGGCGGATACGGCGGAGGACTTGGACACGGTGCAGGATTCGGACACAGCGGAGGACTcggtggaggattcggacacagTGGAGGATTcggtggaggattcggacacagCGGAGGACTCGGCGGAGGATTCGGACACAGCGGAGGATTCGGCGGAAGATACGGTTCCTATGGACGGTAAAAGCCGATTGGAAGTGAAGATTGAGTGCGTAATGCATCTAATTTAG